The following DNA comes from Candidatus Woesearchaeota archaeon.
ACATCCTGAAAAAAGCAAAGGCAGAAAAGAGAATTCCAGCAGATTTTGACTGCATTATCGCAACAACATCAAGATTCGGGGGAGAGAAAAACATAATAAGAGCCCCAATAACCCTTGAAGAGGCCTCTGAAAGAATAAGAAAAAACAGCAAAAGCAATATTGCAATACTCTTTGGAAGGGAGGGCTCAGGACTTACAAATTCTGAAATAAGAAAATGCGACTTTGCAATCACCATACCAACTTATGAAAAATATCCTGTGATGAACCTTTCGCACTCAGTTGCAGTTGTGCTCTATGAAATATCCAAGGCAGGGCTTTCAAGAAGGGTAAAGAAGAGGATTCCTGATGCAAAGAAAGAGGAGAAGAAAGCGCTGCTTTCTGAAATAGGAAAGGCAATTAAAATTCTGCCTTTTTCAGATGCAAGGAAGAGGGAAACCCAGAAGATTGTCTGGAAAAGGGTGATTGGAAAGTCAATGCTGTCAAAA
Coding sequences within:
- a CDS encoding RNA methyltransferase is translated as MITIVLVEPENPKNIGAAARAMKNFGFFRLILVNPKCSYLGDEAKKVSKHAFDILKKAKAEKRIPADFDCIIATTSRFGGEKNIIRAPITLEEASERIRKNSKSNIAILFGREGSGLTNSEIRKCDFAITIPTYEKYPVMNLSHSVAVVLYEISKAGLSRRVKKRIPDAKKEEKKALLSEIGKAIKILPFSDARKRETQKIVWKRVIGKSMLSKSEAYALFGFFRKIKEKTDKLKKQR